From the Pseudoroseomonas cervicalis genome, one window contains:
- a CDS encoding alpha-2-macroglobulin: protein MRPFRPPRPALRAGRLPALLLGLALPFLAPAAMAQDMRFRPPGLESDAGAYARELLRRGPAAASPQLRAQAETRAREAEARGDWAAAAAAWEQRLGMPQASPEQWLALGRAQLSRTPPEPQRALQAAWRSFTLSAAGEPEVPALVLMALAFRQLDQWVQTVAALEAAQQRAPLDQNVRAALTNARREAGLLLRNIRTEPEAEPARACLSFYGTLNRGNEYQPGDYLRADPPIPNLTVTREDGQICIAGLPWGTTSRLTLRAGLPGEDGVRLRQDTPLAIAMPDRRPRLVFDGTRFILPRGQAARVGLASMNVRALKLRLVRVTERNLRPFADWAPRGDALSDYMAEQVPERWGRTVWEGRAEVPNFRANALNRTVLPLPEEINKAGPGLYVLLAAEDTGPGQQNGERLIAGLPILSTDLGLTAWRGEEGLAAQLRGLQEAAPRAGVRVALLSRANDILAEAETDADGLVRFPAPLLRGTGPMAPVALHAEAGDDLVALDLDAAAFDLSDRGAEGLPQPGPLDLFLWLDRGIYRPGETVQLSGLLRDAAGAPRDLPIRLQLMRPNGQVAAETVATRGPDGSLSWPVPLSAGAAAGLWSINARLEPDQPPLAVQSFRVEAFVPERLAVQFGPAPGPLLLNQPLAIPYEVRFLYGAPGAGLEGEVEGQLSVDTAPFATDAADGTQRRSPWEGWRFGLSEEAFSGGAIPGGSVTADADGRGSFEARLAELPDTSRPLRARFSLSVADPNGRATSSQVEVPVRGANPYIAIRPGFQYGSVEANSEAGFDVALVSPEGQALSGRLQARLVRERPQWRIVTRGGMARYETVWQDEPVDSATLTTAPDKPGRFARTLPFGRYRLEVTQPGGLAIAAVRFRSGWVGSDSPEVPDKVDVSADRAAYPDGATARLHIQSPFAGQASLAVLTNRLISLRNIPVREGANEVELPVDAAWGPGAYAAVTVFRPGAAADGQPRRALGLAWVALDPAPRRLGVAIEAPEKLRPRQRAEIPLRITGAEGMAHLTLAAVDEGVLRLTQFQSPDPAAHFLGRRRLGTDLRDDYGRLIPPPEGELAALRQGGDGDAAASGITPPQRVVALFSGVVAVGADGVARVPLDLPEFNGEIRLMAVAWAGRRVGSASRPLLVRDPVVAEALLPRFLAPGDSARMPLLLHNLELPRGEVTAEITVEGPLALEGNARLSATLGTGERADPAATLRSTGAGEGVVRLAVTGPEGYRATQESRITIRSSRPRVTEVTITELAPRAEARLAPDLSRYVPGTAVARASWGQPVRYDAEALMRAALEFPLWCTEQSATKALALAAWPAAEEREVKLAAAVAALLDKQRWDGGFGLWSAQGELDPWVTAYATEALLRARAAGATVADGALTAALNHLQQAAEESPSSPEEYADQAYRLHVLALAGRGRPGATRRLAQMTDRLPTPLSMAQLGAALARMGDVQRAEAAFDAALESGVRRRWAHDFGTPLRDLLAVALLMRESGLRAEQMAPLLAKLPAGPELSPGSTSTQEQAWAVLLAASLGRDGRPARIAIDGQERQGNPVLGLAVPEAGLTARNVADRPVVQSVSVTGLPAQPLPAARLGMRVSRRFLTMEGTDVNLDTLRQGDRFILLLEARAETGETHRALLQQGLPAGWEVETQLPSGAVSGMPFLGSLTAPDSVAALDDRVAVAMTLTAGAPLARVAVVVRAVTAGSFELPGAQLEDMYRPGVFARQNSGRLTIAPR, encoded by the coding sequence ATGCGCCCCTTCCGCCCTCCACGCCCCGCTTTGCGCGCGGGGCGGTTGCCCGCTCTGCTGCTCGGCCTGGCGCTGCCCTTCCTGGCGCCGGCCGCGATGGCGCAGGATATGCGTTTCCGCCCGCCGGGGCTGGAGAGCGATGCCGGCGCCTATGCGCGCGAGCTGCTGCGGCGCGGCCCGGCGGCGGCCAGCCCGCAGCTGCGCGCCCAGGCCGAGACCAGGGCGCGCGAGGCCGAGGCGCGCGGCGACTGGGCGGCGGCGGCGGCGGCCTGGGAGCAGCGGCTGGGCATGCCGCAGGCGAGCCCGGAGCAGTGGCTGGCGCTCGGCCGCGCCCAGCTCTCGCGCACCCCGCCCGAGCCGCAGCGGGCGCTGCAGGCGGCCTGGCGCAGCTTCACCCTCTCCGCCGCCGGCGAGCCCGAGGTGCCCGCCCTGGTGCTGATGGCGCTGGCCTTCCGCCAGCTCGACCAATGGGTGCAGACGGTGGCGGCGCTGGAAGCCGCGCAGCAGCGCGCGCCGCTCGACCAGAATGTGCGCGCCGCGCTCACCAATGCGCGGCGCGAGGCGGGGCTGCTGCTGCGCAACATCCGCACCGAGCCGGAGGCCGAGCCGGCGCGCGCCTGCCTCAGCTTCTACGGCACGCTGAACCGCGGCAATGAATACCAGCCGGGCGACTATCTGCGCGCCGACCCGCCGATCCCGAACCTGACGGTGACGCGCGAGGACGGCCAGATCTGCATCGCCGGCCTGCCCTGGGGCACCACCTCGCGGCTGACGCTGCGCGCCGGCCTGCCGGGCGAGGATGGGGTGCGGCTGCGGCAGGACACGCCGCTGGCCATCGCCATGCCGGACCGCCGGCCGCGCCTGGTGTTCGACGGCACCCGCTTCATCCTGCCGCGCGGCCAGGCGGCGCGGGTGGGCCTCGCCTCGATGAATGTGCGCGCGCTGAAGCTGCGGCTGGTGCGGGTGACGGAGCGCAACCTGCGCCCCTTCGCCGACTGGGCGCCGCGCGGCGACGCGCTGTCCGACTACATGGCGGAGCAGGTGCCGGAGCGCTGGGGCCGCACCGTCTGGGAAGGCCGCGCCGAGGTGCCGAATTTCCGCGCCAACGCGCTGAACCGCACCGTGCTGCCGCTGCCGGAGGAGATCAACAAGGCCGGGCCCGGCCTCTATGTGCTGCTGGCGGCCGAGGATACCGGGCCGGGGCAGCAGAATGGCGAGCGGCTGATCGCCGGCCTGCCGATCCTCAGCACCGATCTCGGCCTGACCGCCTGGCGCGGCGAGGAAGGCCTGGCGGCGCAGCTGCGCGGGCTGCAGGAGGCGGCGCCGCGCGCCGGGGTGCGCGTGGCGCTGCTCTCCCGCGCCAATGACATCCTGGCCGAGGCCGAGACGGATGCCGACGGGCTGGTGCGCTTCCCGGCGCCGCTGCTGCGCGGCACCGGCCCGATGGCGCCGGTCGCGCTGCATGCCGAGGCGGGGGACGATCTGGTGGCGCTCGACCTCGACGCCGCCGCCTTCGACCTGTCCGATCGCGGCGCCGAGGGGCTGCCGCAGCCCGGGCCGCTCGATTTGTTCCTGTGGCTCGACCGCGGCATCTACCGCCCCGGCGAGACGGTGCAGCTGAGCGGCCTGCTGCGCGACGCCGCCGGCGCCCCGCGCGACCTGCCGATCCGGCTGCAGCTGATGCGCCCGAACGGCCAGGTGGCGGCGGAGACGGTGGCGACGCGCGGGCCGGATGGCTCGCTCTCCTGGCCGGTGCCGCTTTCGGCCGGCGCGGCGGCCGGGCTCTGGTCGATCAACGCCCGGCTGGAGCCGGACCAGCCGCCGCTGGCGGTGCAGAGCTTCCGCGTCGAGGCCTTCGTGCCGGAGCGGCTGGCGGTGCAGTTCGGCCCCGCCCCCGGCCCGCTGCTGCTGAACCAGCCGCTGGCCATCCCCTATGAGGTCCGCTTCCTCTATGGCGCGCCCGGCGCCGGGCTGGAGGGTGAGGTGGAAGGCCAGCTCTCGGTCGACACCGCGCCCTTCGCCACCGACGCCGCCGATGGCACGCAGCGCCGCAGCCCGTGGGAGGGCTGGCGCTTCGGCCTGTCGGAGGAAGCCTTCAGCGGCGGCGCCATCCCCGGCGGCAGCGTCACCGCCGATGCCGATGGGCGCGGAAGCTTCGAGGCGCGGCTGGCGGAGCTGCCCGACACCTCGCGGCCGCTGCGCGCGCGCTTCTCGCTGAGCGTCGCCGACCCGAATGGCCGCGCCACCAGCAGCCAGGTCGAGGTGCCGGTGCGCGGCGCCAACCCCTATATCGCGATCCGCCCCGGCTTCCAGTATGGCAGCGTCGAGGCGAACAGCGAGGCCGGCTTCGATGTCGCCCTGGTCTCCCCCGAGGGCCAGGCGCTGTCCGGCCGGCTGCAGGCGCGGCTGGTGCGCGAGCGGCCGCAATGGCGCATCGTCACCCGCGGCGGCATGGCGCGCTACGAGACGGTCTGGCAGGACGAGCCGGTGGACAGCGCGACGCTGACCACGGCGCCCGACAAGCCGGGGCGCTTCGCCCGCACGCTGCCCTTCGGCCGCTACCGGCTGGAGGTGACGCAGCCCGGCGGGCTCGCCATCGCCGCGGTGCGCTTCCGCTCCGGCTGGGTCGGCTCGGACAGCCCGGAGGTGCCGGACAAGGTCGATGTCTCGGCCGACCGCGCCGCCTATCCGGATGGCGCCACGGCGCGCCTGCACATCCAGTCGCCCTTCGCCGGCCAGGCCAGCCTCGCGGTGCTGACCAACCGGCTGATCAGCCTGCGCAACATCCCGGTGCGCGAGGGTGCCAATGAGGTGGAACTGCCGGTCGACGCCGCCTGGGGTCCCGGCGCCTATGCCGCCGTCACCGTCTTCCGCCCCGGCGCGGCCGCCGATGGCCAGCCGCGCCGCGCGCTGGGCCTCGCCTGGGTGGCGCTGGACCCGGCGCCGCGGCGGCTCGGCGTCGCCATCGAGGCGCCCGAGAAGCTGCGGCCGCGCCAGCGCGCCGAGATCCCGCTGCGCATCACCGGCGCCGAGGGCATGGCGCATCTGACGCTGGCCGCGGTGGATGAAGGGGTGCTGCGGCTGACGCAGTTCCAGAGCCCCGACCCGGCGGCGCATTTCCTCGGCCGCCGGCGGCTGGGGACCGATCTGCGCGACGATTACGGAAGGCTGATCCCGCCGCCCGAGGGCGAGCTGGCGGCTTTGCGCCAGGGCGGCGATGGCGATGCGGCGGCCAGCGGCATCACCCCGCCGCAGCGTGTCGTGGCGCTGTTCTCCGGCGTGGTGGCGGTGGGCGCCGATGGCGTGGCGCGGGTGCCGCTCGACCTGCCGGAATTCAATGGCGAGATCCGGCTGATGGCGGTGGCCTGGGCCGGGCGGCGCGTGGGCTCGGCCAGCCGGCCGCTGCTGGTGCGCGACCCGGTGGTGGCCGAGGCGCTGCTGCCGCGCTTCCTGGCGCCGGGCGACAGCGCCCGCATGCCGCTGCTGCTGCACAATCTGGAGCTGCCGCGCGGCGAGGTGACGGCGGAGATCACGGTCGAGGGGCCGCTGGCGCTGGAGGGCAATGCCCGGCTCAGCGCCACGCTCGGCACCGGGGAGCGGGCCGACCCCGCCGCCACGCTGCGCAGCACCGGCGCCGGCGAGGGGGTGGTGCGGCTGGCGGTCACCGGCCCCGAGGGCTATCGCGCGACGCAGGAGAGCCGGATCACCATCCGCTCCTCCCGCCCGCGCGTCACCGAGGTGACGATCACCGAGCTGGCGCCGCGCGCCGAGGCGCGGCTGGCGCCGGACCTGTCGCGCTATGTGCCGGGCACGGCGGTGGCGCGGGCCAGCTGGGGCCAGCCGGTGCGCTATGATGCCGAGGCGCTGATGCGCGCGGCGCTGGAGTTCCCGCTCTGGTGCACCGAGCAATCGGCGACCAAGGCGCTGGCGCTGGCCGCCTGGCCGGCCGCCGAGGAGCGCGAGGTGAAGCTCGCCGCCGCGGTCGCGGCGCTGCTCGACAAGCAGCGCTGGGATGGCGGCTTCGGGCTGTGGAGCGCGCAGGGGGAGCTCGACCCCTGGGTCACGGCCTATGCGACCGAGGCGCTGCTGCGCGCCCGCGCCGCCGGGGCGACGGTCGCCGATGGCGCGCTGACCGCGGCGCTGAACCATCTGCAGCAGGCGGCGGAGGAGAGCCCGAGCTCGCCCGAGGAATATGCCGACCAGGCCTATCGGCTGCATGTGCTGGCGCTGGCCGGGCGCGGCCGGCCGGGGGCGACGCGCCGGCTGGCGCAGATGACGGACCGGCTGCCGACGCCGCTGTCGATGGCGCAGCTGGGCGCGGCGCTGGCGCGGATGGGCGATGTGCAACGGGCCGAGGCGGCCTTCGACGCGGCGCTGGAGAGCGGCGTGCGGCGGCGCTGGGCGCATGATTTCGGCACGCCGCTGCGCGACCTGCTGGCCGTTGCCCTGCTGATGCGGGAGAGCGGGCTGCGCGCCGAGCAGATGGCGCCGCTGCTGGCCAAGCTGCCGGCGGGGCCGGAGCTGTCGCCGGGCAGCACCTCGACCCAGGAGCAGGCCTGGGCGGTGCTGCTGGCGGCCTCGCTGGGGCGCGACGGGCGGCCGGCGCGCATCGCCATCGACGGGCAGGAGCGCCAGGGCAATCCGGTGCTGGGCCTGGCGGTGCCGGAGGCGGGGCTGACCGCGCGCAATGTGGCCGACCGCCCGGTGGTGCAGTCGGTCTCGGTGACCGGGCTGCCGGCGCAGCCGCTGCCGGCGGCGCGCCTGGGCATGCGGGTCAGCCGGCGCTTCCTGACCATGGAGGGGACGGATGTGAACCTGGACACGCTGCGCCAGGGCGACCGCTTCATCCTGCTGCTGGAGGCCCGGGCGGAGACCGGCGAGACGCATCGCGCGCTGCTGCAGCAGGGCCTGCCGGCCGGCTGGGAGGTGGAGACGCAGCTGCCCTCCGGCGCGGTGTCGGGCATGCCTTTCCTCGGTTCGCTGACGGCGCCGGACAGTGTGGCGGCGCTGGATGACCGGGTGGCGGTGGCGATGACGCTGACCGCCGGCGCGCCGCTGGCGCGGGTGGCGGTGGTGGTGCGGGCGGTGACGGCGGGCAGTTTCGAGCTGCCGGGCGCGCAGCTCGAGGACATGTATCGCCCGGGCGTGTTCGCGCGGCAGAACAGCGGCCGCCTGACCATCGCCCCGCGCTGA